Proteins from a genomic interval of Nocardia sp. BMG51109:
- a CDS encoding acetoacetate--CoA ligase has product MEPQWVPSEQDVANAQVTDFARFVAGRTGLEFPDYRSLWQWSVDDLSGFWGALWEYFGLGAAPEQVLASAEMPGAQWFPGTRLNYVDQVVRQARSDRPAIVYPAEGGALTEVSWDELLGRVAAFAGVLRAQGVEPGDRVAGYLPNIPETVIAFLATASLGAVWSACGQDYSAKAALDRLGQLEPVVLVTADGYHYGGKTHDKTGEIADLRAGLPTLRAAVVVSRIGAEVPNSLDWAEVTVPVGAEIDTGKVDFDHPLWILYSSGTTGLPKGIVHGHGGVLLEHLKGVGLQADIGPDDTFFWFTSPSWMMWNYQIAGLLVGATIVCYDGSPSYPAPDTLWDLAARTGTTVLGTSPGYVLSCIKAGAVPGRDHDLSALRTVGITGSSLPPSSSLWLRDNVGERVQVASISGGTDVVSAFIGGVRTVPVWPGELSVPFLGAAVDAWDETGHPIRGEVGELVITRPMPSMPVKFWNDPDGTRYRSAYFETYPGVWRHGDWITLTEHGSIVVHGRSDSTLNRHGIRMGSADIYQAVERLPEVAEALVIGAEQPDGGYWMPLFVVLAEGAELTDEVRGRISDAIRTEVSRRHVPDEIIAAPGVPHTRTGKKLEVPIKRIFQGADAARVVERSAVDNPGLLDWYAAVEPSGDSEKS; this is encoded by the coding sequence GTGGAACCGCAGTGGGTGCCGAGTGAGCAGGATGTCGCGAATGCGCAGGTGACCGACTTCGCGCGGTTCGTCGCCGGGCGAACCGGGCTGGAGTTCCCCGACTATCGCTCGCTGTGGCAGTGGTCGGTCGACGATCTGTCCGGGTTCTGGGGTGCGCTGTGGGAGTACTTCGGTCTCGGCGCGGCCCCGGAACAGGTGCTCGCGAGTGCGGAAATGCCGGGGGCGCAGTGGTTTCCGGGTACTCGGTTGAACTATGTCGATCAGGTTGTGCGGCAGGCGCGTTCGGACCGTCCCGCGATCGTCTACCCCGCCGAGGGCGGGGCGCTGACCGAGGTCTCGTGGGACGAGCTGCTGGGGCGGGTGGCCGCGTTCGCCGGGGTGCTGCGTGCGCAGGGCGTCGAGCCGGGCGACCGGGTCGCCGGCTATCTGCCGAACATCCCGGAGACCGTCATCGCCTTCCTCGCGACGGCGAGCCTCGGCGCCGTCTGGAGCGCCTGCGGCCAGGACTATTCCGCCAAGGCGGCGCTCGATCGGCTCGGCCAGCTGGAACCCGTCGTGCTGGTGACCGCCGACGGCTACCACTACGGCGGGAAGACCCACGACAAGACCGGCGAGATCGCCGATCTGCGTGCGGGGCTGCCGACGCTGCGGGCCGCCGTGGTGGTGTCGCGGATCGGTGCCGAGGTGCCGAACTCGCTGGACTGGGCGGAGGTCACGGTGCCCGTCGGTGCCGAGATCGACACGGGGAAGGTCGATTTCGATCATCCGCTGTGGATTCTCTACTCCTCCGGAACCACCGGGCTGCCCAAGGGAATCGTGCACGGTCACGGTGGCGTACTGCTCGAGCATCTGAAAGGCGTCGGCCTGCAGGCCGATATCGGTCCGGACGACACCTTCTTCTGGTTCACCAGCCCGAGCTGGATGATGTGGAACTACCAGATCGCCGGGTTGCTGGTGGGTGCCACCATCGTCTGCTACGACGGCAGTCCGAGCTACCCGGCCCCGGATACGCTGTGGGATCTTGCCGCCCGCACCGGGACCACCGTGCTGGGGACCAGCCCCGGCTATGTGCTGTCGTGCATCAAGGCGGGCGCGGTACCCGGTCGCGACCACGATCTGTCGGCACTGCGGACCGTCGGCATCACCGGGTCGTCGCTGCCGCCGTCCTCGTCACTGTGGTTGCGCGACAACGTCGGTGAGCGAGTTCAGGTGGCCTCGATCAGCGGCGGCACCGATGTGGTGTCGGCGTTCATCGGCGGCGTGCGCACGGTTCCGGTGTGGCCCGGGGAGCTGTCGGTGCCGTTCCTCGGTGCGGCCGTGGATGCCTGGGACGAGACCGGGCATCCGATCCGTGGCGAGGTCGGTGAGCTGGTGATCACCCGGCCGATGCCGTCGATGCCGGTGAAGTTCTGGAACGATCCGGACGGAACCCGGTACCGCAGTGCGTATTTCGAGACGTACCCGGGTGTGTGGCGGCACGGTGACTGGATCACCCTCACCGAGCACGGCAGCATCGTCGTCCACGGCCGGTCCGATTCGACGTTGAACCGCCACGGGATTCGGATGGGCTCGGCCGACATCTACCAGGCGGTGGAGCGCCTGCCGGAGGTCGCCGAGGCCCTGGTGATCGGCGCCGAACAGCCCGACGGCGGCTACTGGATGCCGCTGTTCGTGGTGCTCGCCGAGGGCGCGGAACTCACCGACGAGGTGCGCGGGCGGATCAGCGACGCGATCCGCACCGAGGTCTCCCGCCGGCACGTCCCCGACGAGATCATCGCCGCCCCGGGCGTGCCGCACACCCGCACCGGCAAGAAACTCGAGGTCCCGATCAAGCGCATCTTCCAGGGCGCCGACGCGGCCCGCGTCGTGGAACGCAGCGCCGTCGACAATCCCGGCCTGCTGGACTGGTACGCGGCGGTCGAGCCGTCCGGCGATTCCGAGAAATCTTGA